The following proteins are encoded in a genomic region of Agromyces sp. CF514:
- a CDS encoding ABC transporter ATP-binding protein translates to MTTATQPAPAIRVQGIEKSFKDLQVLKGVDFDVQQGSIFALLGSNGAGKTTLVRILSTLIKADAGNATVHGFDVAAKPGDVRESISLTGQFAAVDEVLSGRENLVLVAKLRHLKNPGAIADDLLARFSLTEAGGRRAATYSGGMRRRLDIAMSLIGDPSIIFLDEPTTGLDPQARIEVWQTVKQLAQGGTTVLLTTQYLDEAEQLADRIAILHEGRIIQNGTLAELKQLLPAAKVEYVEKQPSLEDVFLTLVGAPSAGTASNGKDAS, encoded by the coding sequence ATGACCACCGCAACCCAGCCCGCACCCGCGATCCGGGTGCAGGGCATCGAGAAGTCCTTCAAGGACCTCCAGGTGCTGAAGGGCGTCGACTTCGACGTGCAGCAGGGCAGCATCTTCGCCCTGCTCGGCTCGAACGGCGCCGGCAAGACGACGCTCGTGCGCATTCTGTCGACGCTCATCAAGGCCGACGCGGGCAACGCGACGGTGCACGGCTTCGACGTCGCGGCCAAGCCGGGCGACGTGCGCGAGTCGATCAGCCTGACCGGGCAGTTCGCCGCGGTCGACGAGGTGCTGAGCGGTCGAGAGAACCTCGTGCTCGTCGCGAAGCTGCGCCACCTGAAGAACCCGGGTGCCATCGCCGACGACCTGCTCGCACGGTTCTCGCTGACCGAGGCGGGCGGCCGCAGGGCCGCCACGTACTCGGGTGGCATGCGCCGTCGACTCGACATCGCGATGAGCCTCATCGGCGACCCGTCGATCATCTTCCTCGACGAGCCGACCACGGGTCTCGACCCGCAGGCGCGCATCGAGGTGTGGCAGACCGTCAAGCAGCTCGCCCAGGGCGGCACGACCGTGCTGCTCACGACGCAGTACCTCGACGAGGCCGAGCAGTTGGCCGACCGCATCGCGATCCTGCACGAGGGTCGCATCATCCAGAACGGCACGCTCGCCGAGCTCAAGCAGCTCCTGCCGGCCGCGAAGGTCGAGTACGTCGAGAAGCAGCCCTCTCTCGAGGACGTGTTCCTCACCCTGGTCGGCGCACCGAGCGCCGGCACCGCCTCGAACGGAAAGGACGCATCATGA
- a CDS encoding DUF1048 domain-containing protein, whose translation MAAKWIEALTGSLEQKKQYKQYKARIAALPEPYRTAANAFERYFMYQGGITDGDPAVMMTMLGDFADLWERAAVDETPVSAIVGDDSVAFAEAFSEAYVGKRWVDKERNRLTKTIEGLEGAERKDER comes from the coding sequence ATGGCCGCGAAGTGGATCGAAGCCCTCACCGGCTCGCTCGAGCAGAAGAAGCAGTACAAGCAGTACAAGGCCCGCATCGCAGCGCTGCCCGAGCCGTACCGCACGGCCGCGAACGCGTTCGAACGGTACTTCATGTACCAGGGCGGCATCACCGACGGCGACCCCGCCGTGATGATGACGATGCTCGGCGACTTCGCCGACCTGTGGGAGCGCGCCGCGGTCGACGAGACGCCCGTCAGCGCCATCGTCGGCGATGACTCGGTCGCGTTCGCCGAGGCCTTCAGTGAGGCCTACGTGGGCAAGCGCTGGGTCGACAAGGAGCGCAACCGCCTCACCAAGACGATCGAGGGCCTCGAAGGGGCCGAACGGAAGGACGAGCGATGA
- a CDS encoding ABC transporter permease, translated as MTTHVLGDTRVLTGRSLTHILRSPDTIITTAVTPIALMLLFVYVLGGAINTGSDESYINYMLPGILLITIASGIAYTAYRLFLDLQGGIFERFQSMPIARSSVLWAHVLTSVVANLVSVAIVIGVALLMGFRTGASVGAWLAVAGILALFTVALTWLAVVAGLSAKTVDGASAFSYPLIFLPFISSAFVPTDSMPAPVAWFAENQPVTSIVDSLRALFAGQPVGGDIWVALAWLVGILVAAYIWAIAIYRRKFS; from the coding sequence ATGACTACGCACGTCCTCGGCGACACCCGTGTGCTCACGGGCCGCTCGCTGACGCACATCCTCCGCAGCCCCGACACGATCATCACGACCGCGGTCACCCCGATCGCGCTCATGCTGCTCTTCGTCTACGTGCTGGGCGGGGCCATCAACACCGGGTCCGACGAGTCGTACATCAACTACATGCTCCCGGGCATCCTGCTGATCACGATCGCGTCGGGCATCGCCTACACGGCGTACCGGCTCTTCCTCGACCTGCAGGGCGGCATCTTCGAGCGGTTCCAGTCCATGCCGATCGCGAGGTCGAGCGTGCTCTGGGCCCACGTGCTCACCTCGGTGGTCGCGAACCTCGTCTCGGTGGCGATCGTCATCGGCGTCGCACTGCTCATGGGCTTCCGCACCGGGGCATCCGTGGGCGCATGGCTCGCCGTCGCCGGCATCCTCGCCCTCTTCACGGTGGCCCTGACCTGGCTCGCCGTGGTCGCCGGGCTCTCGGCGAAGACGGTCGACGGTGCGAGCGCGTTCAGCTACCCGCTGATCTTCCTGCCGTTCATCAGCTCGGCGTTCGTGCCGACCGACAGCATGCCCGCCCCGGTCGCCTGGTTCGCCGAGAACCAGCCGGTGACCTCGATCGTCGACTCGCTCCGTGCGCTGTTCGCCGGTCAGCCGGTCGGCGGCGACATCTGGGTCGCCCTCGCCTGGCTCGTGGGCATCCTCGTGGCCGCCTACATCTGGGCGATCGCGATCTACCGCCGCAAGTTCAGCTGA
- a CDS encoding PadR family transcriptional regulator, protein MGKQTTEMLKGTLEGIVLAILAKQPAYGYEITARLRDQGFSDIAEGTIYALLVRIEQRGLVDVEKVPSEKGPPRKVYALNATGGEYLEEFWRTWSFLAERIEQLHHDIQPKHDTEGA, encoded by the coding sequence ATGGGCAAGCAGACGACCGAGATGCTGAAGGGCACGCTCGAGGGCATCGTCCTCGCCATCCTGGCCAAGCAGCCGGCGTACGGGTACGAGATCACGGCCCGGCTCCGCGACCAGGGCTTCTCCGACATCGCCGAGGGCACCATCTACGCCCTGCTGGTCCGCATCGAGCAGCGCGGCCTCGTCGACGTCGAGAAGGTCCCGTCCGAGAAGGGCCCGCCGCGCAAGGTCTACGCGTTGAACGCGACGGGCGGCGAGTACCTCGAAGAGTTCTGGAGGACCTGGAGCTTCCTCGCAGAACGCATCGAACAGCTCCACCACGACATCCAGCCGAAGCACGACACAGAAGGAGCATGA